Proteins encoded within one genomic window of Prosthecobacter fusiformis:
- a CDS encoding Uma2 family endonuclease, translating into MIASAVTPQSRSLGPIPPLENAEMLNLAEFLRRYEDMHDVKKAELIEGITHMPSPVRIDLHAKPDGMIHGWLFTYAIEHGLEFYPNATLLLDTENSFQPDAILCSKPRKGGRVWLNAKGYLCGAPELVVEVAASTASIDLRDKLRVYRRNGVNEYIVWRTQDKEVDWFVLKDGEYVPQSLGRDHKLRSSTFAGLVLDVKALLALDGAKLVAALKKG; encoded by the coding sequence ATGATAGCCTCCGCCGTCACGCCGCAATCCCGATCCCTCGGCCCGATTCCGCCGTTGGAAAACGCGGAGATGCTCAACCTCGCGGAATTCCTGCGCCGCTATGAGGATATGCACGACGTCAAGAAAGCCGAATTGATCGAAGGAATTACCCACATGCCCTCTCCCGTCCGCATCGATCTGCACGCCAAGCCTGATGGGATGATCCACGGCTGGCTTTTCACGTATGCCATTGAGCATGGCCTGGAATTTTATCCCAATGCCACTTTGCTGCTGGATACGGAAAACTCTTTTCAGCCGGATGCGATCCTGTGCTCCAAACCACGTAAGGGTGGCCGGGTGTGGCTGAATGCCAAAGGGTATCTCTGCGGTGCGCCCGAACTGGTGGTAGAAGTAGCGGCCAGCACGGCGAGCATCGACCTGCGGGACAAGCTGCGGGTTTATCGCAGGAACGGCGTGAATGAATACATCGTCTGGCGCACCCAGGACAAGGAAGTGGACTGGTTTGTCCTCAAGGACGGGGAGTATGTCCCACAGAGCCTGGGGCGGGATCATAAACTCCGCAGCAGCACTTTTGCCGGCCTGGTCCTGGATGTGAAAGCCTTGCTGGCTCTGGATGGGGCGAAGCTGGTGGCAGCACTGAAGAAGGGATGA
- a CDS encoding DUF1552 domain-containing protein yields MKNSSQFSRRQFLRGAGIMLGLPWFESVSSFGAPVIKGTPQAPRRLGICFFGNGVNPHHWGAANGPGGLEFLQTLKPLDPVKNKVMVFKGLWNPSTVAGPGGHYPKMNILSGLKVKQTTTDVEVGLTMDQIIANKIGQQTPVASLAIGTEGPKYSTDSGYTSLYSAYLSWSSPTTPAPKEIYPQQAFDQLFDDGSKRARDKSVLDLVMQDASSLRGKLSRRDGQKLDEYLTSVRDLEQRIERSEKLSTAEATTRGWQPSVTKPWLARPASGIPAQQEEHVKLMLDIMVLAFQMDRTRVVTNMLTNDLSSMNFGFLGVKGGQHELSHHANDADRLASYQKSNEYMVKVWSEALQKMEATQEGERTLLDNSMIMLTSSLYDGNAHDSTQLPLILAGGGGGTLRGGRYFDYSKDPNRKLCRLHLAMMDRMGVKTEHFGDADNPLPDLV; encoded by the coding sequence ATGAAAAATTCTTCCCAGTTTTCCCGTCGGCAGTTCCTGCGTGGTGCAGGCATCATGCTCGGCCTGCCGTGGTTTGAGTCCGTTTCGTCCTTTGGCGCACCGGTCATCAAAGGCACACCGCAGGCTCCACGGCGCCTGGGGATCTGCTTTTTCGGCAACGGGGTGAACCCTCATCATTGGGGTGCGGCGAACGGCCCTGGCGGCCTGGAGTTCCTGCAAACGCTGAAGCCGCTGGACCCGGTGAAGAACAAGGTGATGGTCTTCAAGGGACTGTGGAATCCGTCCACGGTGGCAGGCCCAGGCGGGCACTATCCGAAGATGAACATTCTCTCCGGGCTGAAGGTGAAGCAGACGACCACGGATGTGGAAGTGGGCCTGACGATGGACCAGATCATCGCCAACAAAATCGGCCAGCAGACACCGGTGGCCAGCTTGGCCATTGGCACAGAGGGGCCCAAATACAGTACCGACAGCGGCTACACCTCCCTTTATTCCGCCTACCTTTCCTGGAGCAGCCCGACGACGCCTGCGCCGAAGGAGATCTACCCGCAGCAGGCCTTCGACCAGCTTTTTGATGACGGCAGCAAGCGTGCCCGTGACAAGAGTGTGCTGGATCTGGTGATGCAGGACGCCAGCAGTCTGCGTGGAAAGCTGAGCCGTCGCGATGGCCAGAAATTGGACGAATACCTCACCTCGGTAAGAGACCTGGAGCAGCGTATCGAGCGCTCTGAAAAGCTCAGCACGGCCGAGGCCACGACCCGTGGCTGGCAGCCGAGTGTCACCAAGCCCTGGCTGGCCCGCCCCGCCTCTGGCATCCCTGCACAGCAGGAGGAGCATGTGAAGCTGATGCTGGACATCATGGTCCTGGCTTTCCAAATGGACCGCACCCGTGTGGTGACGAACATGCTGACGAATGACCTCTCCAGCATGAACTTCGGTTTCCTAGGCGTCAAAGGCGGGCAGCATGAGCTTTCCCACCACGCCAACGATGCTGACCGCCTAGCCTCCTACCAAAAGTCTAACGAATACATGGTCAAGGTCTGGTCCGAGGCCCTGCAGAAGATGGAAGCCACCCAGGAGGGTGAGCGCACGCTTTTAGACAACAGCATGATCATGCTGACCTCCAGCCTATATGACGGCAATGCCCACGACTCCACCCAGCTTCCCTTGATCCTCGCAGGTGGTGGCGGCGGCACCCTCCGTGGCGGACGTTACTTTGACTACAGCAAGGATCCAAACCGCAAGCTCTGCCGCCTGCATCTGGCAATGATGGACCGCATGGGCGTGAAGACAGAGCACTTCGGCGATGCGGACAATCCGCTGCCGGATCTGGTGTGA
- a CDS encoding type II toxin-antitoxin system RelE/ParE family toxin, with product MAFRYKLIHHPEASADYQDALAYFGELDEDLANLFKDDFKAVLLGLTTGRASGTLYAEGYQLRWVKLKRFSHKVFFEPDGDHVRFVLAVVSGKRHPARIRRILGARSNE from the coding sequence ATGGCTTTTCGCTATAAGCTCATTCACCACCCCGAAGCTTCTGCTGATTACCAGGATGCTTTAGCGTATTTTGGAGAGTTAGATGAGGATTTGGCTAACCTGTTTAAAGATGACTTTAAAGCTGTTCTTCTGGGACTGACGACAGGACGTGCATCCGGCACTTTGTATGCCGAAGGTTATCAGCTCCGCTGGGTAAAACTAAAACGGTTCTCCCACAAAGTTTTTTTTGAACCGGACGGAGACCATGTGCGCTTTGTTCTCGCGGTAGTGAGTGGCAAGCGGCATCCTGCGAGGATTCGCAGGATATTGGGTGCACGCAGCAACGAGTAA
- a CDS encoding addiction module protein, with amino-acid sequence MAHVINPVSRKALALPPQQRMGLATLLLESLDDASEFDQNLLQDLSKRAEQLRKGTVKGMTTEEAYGFSL; translated from the coding sequence ATGGCACATGTGATAAATCCGGTTAGCCGTAAAGCTCTGGCACTGCCTCCTCAGCAGCGCATGGGATTGGCCACGTTGCTGCTGGAAAGCTTGGATGACGCCTCTGAATTTGATCAAAATCTTCTGCAGGATTTGTCAAAAAGGGCAGAACAACTTCGCAAAGGCACTGTCAAAGGAATGACGACGGAAGAGGCCTATGGCTTTTCGCTATAA
- a CDS encoding ATP-binding protein, with protein MSFEEDPGPGRPPFVNRQDEVALLDAFRRKAGAQFMVVYGRRRIGKTALITHWMSGRPRTKIRGFYWVAHRSTPEILLRSFSEALASCLDAEIAARLSFATWEDAFKQMFALAKTEALVAGIDEFPYLLESVPGLASLLQKIWDAQKQGSQIKLILCGSQYHMMHEQFFTPRQPLYGRATASLLLDEVSPAHLGKFLPRYSPQQIVETYSVLGGVPKYLEMWDDRAPVMNNIRDLLLSPSTLFRHEAVFLIHDEIAEPRTYLGLLEAIGGGLRTPVAIAKTTGLPITHIGKYLNHLLDLKLVRRVQSAEAPNASQTRLSRYEIRDPFMRFHFEFIHPHPDLVERNRMTEHMEKITARFDSYVGKTGYEELSRRHLEALGAAGKLPFKPDKVGRAWTPRSEVDVFALNRKSQAALFGECRWTSRKMDVSVLTELQVKAETFPRLKKWRKHFVLFSKSGFTAELTRLAKKESILLFEGPLLGK; from the coding sequence ATGTCATTTGAAGAAGATCCTGGGCCAGGTCGGCCACCGTTCGTCAACCGGCAGGATGAGGTCGCCCTGCTGGATGCCTTTCGCCGCAAAGCTGGGGCGCAGTTCATGGTGGTGTATGGACGGCGGCGCATTGGCAAGACCGCCCTCATTACCCACTGGATGTCCGGTAGGCCGAGGACCAAGATCCGTGGCTTTTACTGGGTGGCTCACCGCAGTACGCCGGAGATCCTTTTGCGCAGTTTTTCGGAAGCGCTCGCCTCCTGCCTGGATGCGGAGATTGCCGCACGGCTCAGCTTTGCCACCTGGGAGGATGCCTTCAAACAGATGTTTGCCCTCGCCAAAACGGAAGCCCTCGTGGCGGGCATTGACGAGTTTCCCTATCTGCTCGAGAGCGTCCCCGGGCTGGCCTCCCTGCTGCAAAAGATCTGGGATGCGCAGAAGCAGGGCTCCCAGATCAAGCTTATCCTCTGCGGTTCGCAGTATCACATGATGCATGAGCAGTTCTTCACCCCGAGGCAGCCCCTCTACGGACGTGCCACCGCCTCCCTCCTGCTAGATGAAGTTTCGCCCGCGCATCTGGGCAAGTTTTTGCCGCGCTACAGCCCCCAGCAGATCGTGGAGACTTACAGCGTACTCGGCGGCGTGCCGAAGTACCTGGAGATGTGGGATGACCGCGCACCCGTGATGAACAACATCCGGGATCTGCTGCTGTCCCCCTCCACCCTTTTCCGGCATGAGGCCGTCTTCCTCATCCATGATGAAATCGCTGAGCCACGAACCTACCTGGGCCTGCTGGAAGCCATCGGCGGTGGGCTGCGCACCCCCGTGGCCATCGCTAAAACCACCGGGCTGCCCATCACCCACATCGGCAAATATCTAAACCATCTCCTGGACCTGAAACTCGTCCGCCGCGTGCAGTCTGCCGAGGCTCCGAACGCCTCACAAACACGCCTCAGCCGGTATGAGATCCGCGATCCGTTCATGCGTTTCCACTTTGAATTCATCCATCCGCACCCAGATCTCGTCGAGCGTAACCGGATGACCGAGCACATGGAAAAGATCACCGCTCGCTTCGATTCCTACGTGGGCAAAACGGGCTATGAAGAACTGTCCAGGCGCCATCTGGAAGCACTGGGTGCCGCAGGAAAACTGCCCTTCAAACCCGACAAAGTCGGCCGTGCCTGGACCCCGCGCTCCGAGGTGGATGTCTTCGCCCTCAATCGCAAATCCCAAGCCGCCCTCTTTGGCGAATGCCGCTGGACCTCCCGTAAAATGGACGTCTCAGTGCTGACAGAATTGCAGGTCAAAGCGGAGACCTTCCCCCGCCTGAAGAAGTGGAGAAAACACTTCGTCCTTTTCTCCAAATCCGGCTTCACCGCCGAGCTTACCCGCCTTGCCAAGAAAGAATCCATCCTCCTTTTTGAGGGACCGCTGCTGGGGAAGTGA
- a CDS encoding helix-turn-helix transcriptional regulator has product MNRIDRLTGMILLLQSHRVITAEQIAGHYEMSVRTVYRDLAALGEAGVPIVAEAGVGYSLMRGYHIPPVMFTEHEAAALFMSGEVTEQIADDSLRGALRSALLKVRAVLPKERQDHLNKLKKSVGVWISSRTKEDEKRSLMPLQQALVQRRCVALCYNAGGRGEHTTRTVEPLGMMFYAREWHLIAFCRLRKEFRDFRLDRVVSWEVLQESFSGHEDFSVKSFLAGVLNEQEAITTIVLFQPAALDRVRREMMCAQVTEETLPDGQVRMEMLAYSQDWLLGWLLSLGPHAQVLHPPEMRHAMHERAVKIAQAHA; this is encoded by the coding sequence ATGAACCGCATTGACCGCCTCACCGGCATGATCCTGCTGCTGCAAAGCCACCGTGTCATCACGGCGGAGCAGATTGCGGGGCATTATGAAATGAGCGTGCGTACGGTTTACCGGGACCTGGCGGCACTGGGGGAAGCAGGCGTGCCCATCGTGGCGGAAGCGGGTGTCGGCTACAGCCTGATGCGGGGGTATCACATCCCACCCGTGATGTTTACGGAGCACGAAGCAGCCGCTTTGTTTATGAGCGGTGAAGTGACGGAACAGATCGCCGATGACTCCCTGCGGGGAGCACTTCGCTCTGCCCTGCTGAAGGTAAGGGCTGTGCTGCCGAAGGAGAGACAGGATCATCTAAACAAGCTCAAAAAATCTGTCGGTGTGTGGATCAGTTCGAGGACGAAAGAGGATGAAAAGAGGTCACTGATGCCACTGCAGCAGGCCTTGGTCCAGAGACGCTGTGTGGCCTTATGCTACAATGCGGGTGGGCGCGGGGAGCACACCACCCGTACAGTGGAGCCGCTGGGCATGATGTTTTATGCCCGTGAATGGCACCTCATCGCCTTTTGCCGACTGCGGAAGGAGTTTCGTGATTTCCGCCTGGACCGGGTGGTGAGCTGGGAGGTCTTGCAGGAGAGTTTCAGTGGCCATGAAGACTTCTCGGTGAAGAGCTTTCTCGCCGGAGTGCTGAATGAACAGGAGGCCATCACTACCATCGTCCTTTTCCAGCCTGCGGCCCTAGACCGGGTGCGGCGGGAGATGATGTGCGCCCAGGTCACGGAAGAAACGCTGCCAGATGGTCAGGTGCGCATGGAGATGCTGGCTTATTCTCAAGACTGGCTGCTAGGATGGCTGCTCAGCCTGGGCCCCCATGCCCAGGTGCTGCATCCGCCAGAGATGCGCCATGCGATGCATGAAAGGGCGGTGAAAATCGCTCAGGCGCATGCCTGA
- a CDS encoding VOC family protein: MKTNAINWFEIYVTDLGRARTFYETILEGKLQDAGMDGCEMAIFPYDNMAGIGGALTKMEGCKPGPGGTIVYLNVEGDLDGVLSRIPAAGGKVIRDRLAIPPHGFIGIFEDPEGNVVGLHSMV, translated from the coding sequence ATGAAAACCAACGCAATCAACTGGTTCGAAATCTACGTCACTGACCTCGGCCGTGCCCGGACCTTTTATGAAACGATCTTGGAGGGCAAGCTCCAGGATGCAGGCATGGACGGCTGCGAGATGGCCATCTTTCCTTATGACAATATGGCCGGGATCGGCGGAGCACTCACCAAAATGGAAGGCTGCAAACCCGGCCCAGGCGGCACGATCGTTTACCTGAATGTGGAAGGAGACCTGGATGGCGTGCTGTCCCGCATTCCTGCCGCAGGCGGCAAGGTGATCCGTGATCGCCTAGCCATCCCGCCGCATGGTTTCATCGGGATCTTTGAGGATCCTGAAGGCAACGTGGTGGGATTGCACAGCATGGTCTAA
- a CDS encoding FAD-dependent oxidoreductase, translating to MSTTPLSSADLKRRSFLRAAFTGAVITPGILSAAEVEKVIAQSDDSFNEPARDLPLVEDTDVIVCGAGPAGIAAAITAARAGARVRLFEWRGCLGGVWTAGLLGYFLDFDKPGIAKELRDRLDARDARANSTSARRFCYDPEALKMLLEEMCVEAGVKFQFHTRVAAAYREGRKLTTVVTESKSGRQAWSAPVFIDTTGDGDLGAHAGCNFEIGEAKDCPCQPMSLNALLMVKDVEALREFVRFGKPNEGENTDSEKKKRIKDVIVSTGHFPSYAGSTLWHIRGNLIFAMLNHEYGIKPWDAAEITAATVRARAEMNKMVNGLRSLGGPWEGIQIVATAEQIGVRDGRRIMGRFTVTEEDLVKGARYDDGVTRATFGVDVHATSAEHNQNKAPIHVTNIKVKPYDIPLRALIAKDVDGLMMAGRCISGDFISHSSYRVTGNAVSMGEAAGVVAAIAATTKRMPHDVAWSEGEAKLKEIGHRA from the coding sequence ATGTCCACGACACCCCTTTCTTCTGCCGATCTCAAACGCCGTTCCTTCCTCCGTGCTGCTTTCACTGGGGCGGTCATTACCCCCGGCATCCTCTCGGCTGCTGAAGTGGAAAAAGTGATCGCACAGAGTGATGACTCCTTCAATGAACCGGCCCGCGACCTGCCTTTGGTGGAAGATACGGACGTCATCGTCTGCGGCGCAGGTCCTGCGGGGATCGCCGCAGCCATCACGGCAGCGCGGGCGGGGGCGCGAGTGCGTTTATTCGAATGGCGCGGCTGCCTGGGCGGAGTGTGGACGGCGGGTCTGCTGGGGTACTTCCTGGATTTCGACAAACCCGGTATCGCTAAGGAACTGCGGGACCGTCTGGATGCTCGGGATGCACGCGCGAATTCCACCAGTGCCCGGCGTTTCTGCTATGACCCGGAGGCGCTGAAAATGCTGCTGGAAGAGATGTGTGTGGAGGCTGGAGTGAAGTTCCAATTTCATACCCGGGTGGCTGCGGCCTATCGTGAAGGGCGGAAATTGACCACGGTGGTCACCGAGTCCAAATCCGGCCGCCAGGCCTGGAGTGCGCCTGTATTTATTGATACCACCGGTGATGGCGACCTGGGTGCTCATGCCGGGTGCAATTTTGAAATCGGTGAAGCCAAAGACTGCCCCTGCCAGCCCATGTCGCTCAATGCCCTGCTGATGGTGAAGGATGTGGAAGCCCTGCGTGAATTTGTCCGTTTTGGAAAACCGAATGAAGGAGAAAACACGGACAGCGAGAAGAAAAAACGCATCAAGGACGTCATCGTCAGCACAGGGCATTTCCCCTCCTATGCAGGCTCCACGCTGTGGCATATCCGTGGCAATCTGATCTTTGCAATGCTGAACCATGAGTATGGCATCAAGCCTTGGGACGCTGCCGAAATCACCGCCGCTACCGTGCGCGCACGGGCGGAGATGAATAAGATGGTGAATGGTCTCCGCAGCCTGGGCGGCCCCTGGGAGGGCATCCAGATTGTTGCCACGGCGGAGCAGATCGGTGTGCGGGATGGCCGACGCATCATGGGCCGGTTTACCGTCACGGAGGAGGACTTGGTGAAAGGAGCCCGCTATGATGACGGCGTCACTCGCGCCACTTTCGGCGTGGATGTTCACGCCACGAGCGCCGAGCATAACCAAAACAAAGCCCCCATCCATGTCACCAACATCAAGGTGAAGCCTTATGACATCCCGCTGCGTGCCCTGATCGCCAAAGATGTGGATGGTCTCATGATGGCCGGGCGCTGCATCAGCGGCGATTTCATTTCCCATTCCAGCTATCGCGTCACCGGCAATGCCGTATCCATGGGCGAAGCCGCCGGTGTGGTAGCCGCCATTGCTGCCACGACCAAGCGCATGCCGCATGACGTGGCCTGGAGTGAGGGCGAGGCAAAGCTGAAGGAGATCGGCCATCGCGCCTAA
- a CDS encoding cysteine desulfurase family protein, whose amino-acid sequence MPGLRRIPLTVPAYFDHNATTPLCPAAREAWLHASDRHWHNASSLYREAGLTSQALEAAREELGDLLGVEPERVVFTSGATESNNALFAGLSKCLAPDAVVAISAIEHPSVREAARAWLGRGRVIEIPVDPQGLVQTGVLHTLVQQYAPALVSVMAANNESGVIQPWQELFKLCQENGVHFHTDAAQWMGKLPAEELGACNYITGSAHKFGGPKGIGFLVLAHAAESFPLLHGGPQEHGHRAGTENYPAIAAMVAALKAANKGLPEIASAQSHHRDAFLTQMKLAFPGLRVISERAPRLWNTALMVMPRHDNLKWLTRLTRRGFAISTGSACSSGKEGSSVVVQALGASWEELKRVVRVSGGWDTTAEAWQDLATAFEEVGTELDAGGRPQDK is encoded by the coding sequence TTGCCCGGCCTACGACGTATCCCTTTGACTGTGCCAGCTTACTTCGACCACAACGCCACCACCCCACTCTGCCCAGCCGCCCGGGAGGCCTGGCTACACGCCAGTGACCGGCACTGGCACAATGCCTCCAGTCTATATCGAGAAGCCGGCCTCACCAGCCAGGCGCTGGAAGCCGCCCGCGAGGAACTGGGTGACCTGCTGGGCGTGGAGCCGGAGCGTGTGGTCTTTACCTCTGGAGCGACGGAATCTAACAATGCGCTTTTTGCCGGACTGTCAAAATGCCTAGCTCCTGATGCCGTGGTAGCGATTTCCGCCATTGAGCACCCCAGTGTGCGGGAGGCCGCGCGGGCCTGGTTGGGCAGAGGCCGGGTCATCGAGATTCCAGTGGACCCACAAGGTCTGGTGCAGACAGGGGTCTTGCACACTCTCGTGCAGCAGTATGCACCCGCTCTCGTCTCCGTGATGGCAGCTAACAATGAAAGCGGCGTCATCCAGCCCTGGCAGGAGCTTTTCAAACTGTGCCAGGAAAACGGTGTCCATTTCCACACCGATGCAGCGCAGTGGATGGGCAAGCTGCCAGCGGAGGAGCTGGGGGCCTGCAACTACATCACGGGCAGTGCGCACAAATTTGGTGGCCCCAAAGGCATCGGTTTTTTAGTCTTGGCCCATGCTGCCGAAAGTTTTCCCCTGCTCCATGGCGGTCCTCAGGAACATGGACACCGCGCAGGCACAGAAAATTATCCCGCCATTGCAGCCATGGTGGCGGCGCTCAAAGCAGCGAATAAAGGCCTGCCTGAAATCGCCTCCGCACAAAGCCATCATCGGGATGCATTCCTCACCCAAATGAAACTGGCTTTTCCGGGGCTGCGAGTGATTTCAGAAAGGGCACCACGACTGTGGAATACCGCGCTCATGGTCATGCCCCGACACGATAACCTCAAGTGGCTCACGCGTCTGACACGCCGTGGTTTCGCCATCTCCACCGGCTCCGCTTGCAGTTCTGGAAAGGAAGGCTCCTCAGTCGTCGTCCAGGCCCTGGGAGCGAGCTGGGAGGAACTGAAACGGGTGGTGCGCGTCAGCGGTGGCTGGGATACGACAGCTGAGGCATGGCAGGATCTCGCGACGGCTTTTGAGGAGGTAGGCACAGAGCTGGATGCCGGAGGCAGACCACAGGATAAGTGA
- a CDS encoding sulfatase-like hydrolase/transferase — protein MKNLLLSALFLVTLNSLHAERPNIVFIYADDWGWGDLACHGHPELKTPNLDRLAKEGTDFQQFVVCNPVCSPSRTAIVTGQYPARHGVHQHFASHEQNAERGMPDWLDPKVTLLPRLMQQAGYKTGHFGKWHLSGGGRDMSPPLPAEYGYDEAAVWTGPGRSVFDDTDMKNQLGRGEERSVACFQTTAATEHALRFIQAAKDQPFYLNLWLHEAHHLVAATEEDKQAYPDTAEPQRTYFASLTRADKQIGRVLALLDELGLTKNTLVIFSSDNGPENSMPDPGQKFYYSVGDTGGLRGRKRSLYMGGVNVPFLVRWPGAVPAGRVDKTSVLAGVDVMPTVLAACGIQAPTDWQSDGTDIIAALKGETFTRPEPLFWEWRGPNVTEANWPQLSMRDGFHTLLMSFDAKRIELYDLAHDRKQENNLATAQPERTAKMVQAILAWQKTLPSPKPPVAAKTQARKPAKSGSAKPSADLQAVFGRWDKDGNGSLTLAEYTDGLSKKDNAPQRFKTFDKNDDGLVSVEEFSIRN, from the coding sequence ATGAAGAACTTGCTCCTGTCCGCCCTCTTCCTCGTCACCCTCAACTCTCTGCATGCGGAACGGCCTAACATTGTATTCATCTATGCGGATGACTGGGGCTGGGGAGATCTGGCGTGTCATGGACACCCTGAACTGAAGACGCCGAACCTGGACCGGCTGGCCAAAGAGGGGACGGATTTCCAGCAGTTTGTGGTGTGCAATCCCGTGTGCTCACCCAGCCGTACAGCCATCGTCACCGGACAGTATCCAGCGCGGCACGGAGTGCATCAGCACTTCGCCAGTCATGAGCAAAATGCGGAGCGTGGCATGCCGGACTGGCTGGACCCGAAGGTCACTCTCCTGCCCCGTTTGATGCAGCAGGCGGGATATAAAACGGGCCATTTTGGCAAGTGGCATCTTTCCGGCGGTGGTCGTGACATGAGCCCGCCGCTACCAGCCGAGTATGGCTATGATGAAGCAGCAGTGTGGACGGGCCCCGGACGCAGTGTCTTCGATGATACGGACATGAAGAACCAGCTAGGACGCGGCGAGGAAAGATCCGTAGCCTGCTTTCAAACAACGGCGGCGACGGAGCATGCGCTGCGCTTTATCCAGGCTGCCAAGGACCAGCCTTTTTATCTGAACCTGTGGCTCCATGAGGCGCATCATTTGGTCGCCGCGACTGAGGAGGATAAGCAGGCGTATCCTGACACGGCAGAGCCACAGCGCACCTACTTTGCTTCACTCACCCGGGCGGATAAACAGATCGGCCGGGTGCTGGCCCTGCTGGATGAACTGGGGCTGACCAAAAATACTCTCGTCATTTTTTCAAGTGACAATGGCCCGGAAAACTCAATGCCCGATCCCGGCCAGAAATTCTACTACAGTGTGGGTGATACGGGCGGTCTCCGTGGGCGGAAACGCAGCCTTTACATGGGCGGGGTAAATGTACCCTTCCTCGTCCGCTGGCCGGGCGCGGTGCCTGCAGGCCGGGTGGACAAAACGAGTGTCCTGGCGGGCGTGGATGTGATGCCGACGGTGCTGGCTGCCTGCGGGATTCAGGCCCCCACAGACTGGCAGTCTGATGGCACGGACATCATCGCGGCTCTAAAAGGTGAAACCTTCACGCGGCCTGAGCCCCTTTTCTGGGAATGGCGTGGGCCGAATGTCACTGAGGCCAACTGGCCGCAACTGTCCATGCGCGATGGTTTTCACACCCTGCTGATGAGCTTTGATGCCAAACGCATCGAGCTGTACGATCTGGCGCATGACCGGAAGCAGGAAAACAATCTGGCAACAGCCCAGCCGGAGCGTACAGCCAAAATGGTACAAGCGATCCTCGCTTGGCAAAAAACGCTCCCCTCCCCCAAGCCCCCGGTAGCGGCCAAGACACAGGCACGCAAGCCTGCCAAATCTGGCTCAGCGAAACCGTCCGCTGATTTGCAGGCCGTCTTTGGCCGCTGGGACAAGGACGGAAATGGCAGCCTGACGCTCGCCGAGTACACCGATGGTCTGTCAAAGAAGGACAATGCTCCTCAACGCTTCAAAACCTTCGACAAAAATGACGATGGCTTGGTGAGCGTTGAGGAATTCAGCATCCGGAATTAG
- a CDS encoding dihydrodipicolinate synthase family protein encodes MKTTPVTTADLRSSVIAVPPLCRNGDLSLNPGENKKLIDHMYAGGIRTLLYGGNANLYNIALSEYDSLLNMLAELAPEDLWMVPSFGPMYGTAMDQAAILKNHKFPTAMLLPTLFPSKPAGVATAVRQIVEKAGMKIVLYIKDESYITPELAASLVNDGLISWIKYAVVKSNPADDLYLTKLVSMVNPDLIVSGIGEQPAIIHLRDFGITGFTAGCVCIAPRLSMDLLRAIDAKDYDRAEQIREVFLPLEDQRNAHSPILVLHHAVALAGIAQTGPALPLLTELPDELLPGIETAAKELLVNAA; translated from the coding sequence ATGAAGACCACTCCCGTCACCACCGCCGACCTCCGCAGCTCCGTCATTGCCGTCCCCCCGCTGTGCCGAAATGGCGACCTCAGTCTCAATCCGGGTGAGAACAAAAAGCTGATCGATCACATGTATGCCGGTGGCATCCGTACCCTGCTTTATGGAGGCAACGCCAACCTTTATAACATCGCCCTGTCTGAATATGATTCACTGCTGAACATGCTCGCAGAGCTGGCTCCTGAGGACCTCTGGATGGTGCCCAGCTTCGGCCCCATGTATGGCACGGCCATGGACCAGGCGGCTATCCTGAAAAACCACAAATTCCCCACAGCGATGCTGCTGCCTACACTTTTCCCTTCCAAGCCAGCAGGCGTGGCCACGGCAGTACGACAGATTGTGGAAAAAGCGGGCATGAAGATCGTCCTCTACATCAAGGACGAATCCTACATCACCCCTGAGCTGGCCGCCTCCCTCGTCAATGACGGCCTCATTTCCTGGATCAAATACGCGGTGGTGAAGTCGAACCCGGCCGATGACCTTTACCTGACCAAACTCGTCTCCATGGTGAATCCAGACCTCATCGTCAGCGGTATCGGCGAGCAGCCAGCCATCATCCACCTGCGTGATTTCGGCATCACGGGCTTCACCGCTGGTTGCGTCTGCATCGCCCCCCGCCTCAGCATGGACCTGCTCCGCGCCATTGATGCCAAGGATTATGATCGTGCCGAGCAGATCCGCGAAGTCTTCCTCCCGCTGGAAGATCAGCGCAATGCCCACAGCCCTATCCTGGTGCTGCATCACGCCGTGGCCCTGGCTGGCATCGCCCAGACCGGTCCGGCTCTGCCGTTGCTCACAGAACTGCCGGATGAACTCCTCCCCGGCATTGAAACCGCCGCCAAGGAACTGCTGGTAAATGCGGCATAA